The Nocardia sp. NBC_01503 sequence GGAGCCGGTCGCCGTCCTGAATTTCGCGTCCGCCCGCAATCCCGGCGGCCATTACCTCGCTGGCGCTCGCACCCAAGAGGAAGCCCTGTGCCGAGCGTCGGCGCTGTACACCACGCTGCTGGCCGTGCCGCAATACTACGAGCATCACCGCGGCACACCGGACCCGTTCTACAGCGACCGCGTGATCCTGTCTCCCGCCGTGCCCGTCTTCCGCGACGACACGGGCATCCTGCTCGACGACCCCTATACGGTCGGCTTCCTCACCTGCCCGGCACCCCGAACCAACGTGATCGCGCAGGAGCTACCGGGCGAGGCGTATCGAGTTCCCGAGGTGCTGGCCACGCGTGCCGAGCGCATTCTCGAAACAGCCGTCGACTACCGGCGTTTGGTGCTGGGAGCCTGGGGCTGCGGCGCCTACGGCAACGACCCGGGCATGGTGGCCGGTGTCTTCCATGCACTGCTGGCCGATGGTGGGCGGTTCAACGGGCACTTCGACGAGATCACTTTCGCAATACTGGACCGGACTGCCGGCGAGACCACCCGCACCGCCTTCCGAACCGTCCTCGCGGCAGCGTAGGGACTGTGGACACCGGATGCGGATTTCGGCGGCTGGATGCACTGCCGTGCGGCCGACTGCCACCAGTGCTGGCACGAATGGCCGCGGCTGACCACCACGAAGTCGAACACTGGCTGACAGGAACGTCCTCTCCTGCCGCGTGGCGCGCGGTTCGAAGCGGCCATGCGGCATTACGGAGGTCAGACGATGACCATCGGGATCGGCGTGATCCTCGGCGCCTTGTTCGTTGCCATCGCGATCGCAACTCTTGCGCTGGCGTTTCCGACCAGCCGAGGAGAGTCACTCCGACGGGTACTCGCCGCAGGAGGACTGGCGGTAGGCCTCATCGGCATCGTCCTCGTGCTCACGGCCCAGGCAGCGGCCGAAACCAAGATCGCATTGGCATCCATGCATGTCGTGGCCGACAGCAGCCTTGCCGGGGCACGCCGAGCGTTCCGCTGGATGCGGGGCGGATCGGTTCGGGCGCACCATCATTCGACGGCCGCCGCACCAGCGCCGGTACCCGCCACGTGGGGTCCAGTGGCGTAACGCGAATTGACGCCCGGCGGAGTTCGGCGACCTCATTTACGATCTTCGTGGCGATCACCGGGTCGCGCAGTTGTCCCACGATTGGAATCGTCTTGCTCTTCCCGAAGATCGCTACAGGGCTCGCCGCCGCGGCCGCTGCTGTTCTATTCGCCGCCCCCGCCTCGGCATTGCCGTCGACAGAGCTTCGGCCGGTCGCGGGGCCCCACAACTACGGCCCGTTACAGGACGCGCATTTCGGGTTCCTGCTCATCCAGCGGGACGGCATTCAGGCACTTCCCGACATCATCTCGGATTTCCCGGTCATTTCCGAGGGC is a genomic window containing:
- a CDS encoding DUF732 domain-containing protein is translated as MAITGSRSCPTIGIVLLFPKIATGLAAAAAAVLFAAPASALPSTELRPVAGPHNYGPLQDAHFGFLLIQRDGIQALPDIISDFPVISEGGHAVCDLLADGLSKNSLAEFLSEEPGEFGSAMAFVNAAETAYCPG
- a CDS encoding TIGR02452 family protein, which translates into the protein MTEHLRAIAADNERIIAAGGYRTPGGHYVSLTSRVRAAVQGTRMYGPEPVPIITRGEATTVISVTGESSLAAARRMLDTDPEPVAVLNFASARNPGGHYLAGARTQEEALCRASALYTTLLAVPQYYEHHRGTPDPFYSDRVILSPAVPVFRDDTGILLDDPYTVGFLTCPAPRTNVIAQELPGEAYRVPEVLATRAERILETAVDYRRLVLGAWGCGAYGNDPGMVAGVFHALLADGGRFNGHFDEITFAILDRTAGETTRTAFRTVLAAA